Proteins from a genomic interval of Rosa chinensis cultivar Old Blush chromosome 2, RchiOBHm-V2, whole genome shotgun sequence:
- the LOC112188976 gene encoding uncharacterized protein LOC112188976 isoform X2 has translation MAEEFSKAVDDGLRLSKRLYFGKDRAVAPPRPPPVMDKSASSSGCAYLPTSPMVYAVISDPRIVDNPDIPSYQPHVHGRCDPPALIPLPMNRVELEVDCFMDTAFIRVTGSWRVHCVKSSRSCACRIAIPMGEQGSILGVEVDISGKSFYTQLSQLKDDTDMSKVPQGEGGFLNVKPHIFTLTTPPVDGGVNLTIKMSWSQKLLYRNGEFSLDIPFTFPEFVIPPGKKYLKKEKIELNVNSGLGTEILFKGTSHLLKEVQSQEGKLGFKYEGNVVNWSSTDFHFSYAVSSSQIHGTVITQSPSKDDVDQREIFSAYLLPGNQRSGKGFRRNVVVVVDISGSMQGKPLEDTQNALSEALSKLDSEDSFCIIAFNGQTYVSSTSLKSATKEAVESAIEWIGINFIAGGDTNIMRPLNMAIEMLSNSRGSLPIIFLVTDGAVEDERQICDEIKKRLASEDAISPRIYTFGIGSFCNHYFLRMLSTIGRGQYDAAYDIDLVQPRIQNLFVRASSVILTNITLETLDNLDDVEVLPCHIPDLSFESPLSVSGRFRGKLPETFKVKGFSADMSNIVIDLKVQDAKDIPLHRVCAKGEIELLTAQAWLSENKQLEDKVAKLSVHTGALSEYTRMVIFEKEVALQQMASKKSLNKEDTETLKMILPHSLCVGFGNVAATSDNIPPGAEEPKLPEAVEIFAKAASGCCGRMCNHCCCMNCIRCCSHINPQCANLLTQIFTGLACVGCISCCAEVCCGRRGS, from the exons ATGGCCGAGGAGTTCTCCAAAGCCGTCGACGACGGTCTCCGGCTCTCGAAAAGACTATACTTCGGGAAGGATCGAGCCGTAGCGCCGCCGAGGCCGCCGCCGGTCATGGACAAGTCGGCGTCGTCGTCGGGGTGCGCCTACCTCCCGACGTCTCCGATGGTGTACGCCGTGATATCGGACCCGAGGATCGTCGACAACCCGGACATCCCGAGCTACCAGCCGCACGTGCACGGCAGGTGCGACCCGCCGGCGCTCATTCCGCTTCCGATGAACAGGGTTGAGCTGGAGGTCGATTGCTTCATGGACACCGCCTTTATTCGGGTCACCGGGTCGTGGAGGGTCCATTGCGTCAAGAGCTCCAGGAGCTGTGCCTGCCGGATTGCCATCCCTATGGGCGAACAG GGTTCAATTCTAGGTGTTGAGGTCGACATTTCTGGTAAATCATTCTATACTCAGTTAAGTCAATTGAAAGATGACACGGATATGAGCAAGGTTCCCCAAGGAGAAGGAGGCTTTCTCAATGTTAAACCTCATATATTCACATTGACAACTCCGCCG GTTGATGGGGGAGTCAATCTCACAATTAAAATGAGTTGGTCTCAGAAGTTATTGTATCGAAATGGAGAGTTCTCTTTAGATATACCGTTCACATTTCCGGAGTTTGTCATTCCTCCAGGAAAGAAGTACCTGAAAAAGGAAAAGATTGAATTGAATGTGAACTCTGGTCTGGGAACTGAAATTTTATTCAAGGGAACTAGTCATCTTTTGAAG GAAGTACAGAGCCAAGAAGGAAAATTGGGGTTTAAATACGAGGGAAATGTTGTCAACTGGTCTAGTACCGACTTCCACTTCTCATATGCG GTCTCTTCAAGCCAAATACATGGCACTGTTATCACGCAGTCACCTTCCAAGGATGATGTTGATCAAAGAGAGATTTTCTCTGCCTATCTTCTTCCTGGAAACCAGCGAAGTGGAAAG GGTTTCAGAAGGAATGTAGTCGTTGTTGTTGATATAAGTGGAAGTATGCAGGGAAAGCCACTTGAAGATACTCAGAATGCACTATCTGAAGCCCTCTCTAAACTTGATTCAGAAGATTCATTCTGCATTATAGCTTTTAATGGACAGACTTATGTTTCATCTACATCATTGAAATCGGCTACCAAGGAGGCAGTTGAATCAGCCATTGAGTGGATTGGCATCAACTTTATTGCTGGTGGTGATACAAATATTATGCGTCCCCTTAACATG GCAATAGAGATGCTATCCAACTCTAGGGGTTCACTTCCTATCATATTTCTGGTTACTGATGGGGCAGTTGAAGATGAGAGACAAATATGTGATGAAATAAAAAAGCGTCTTGCAAGTGAGGATGCGATATCCCCTCGTATATACACTTTTGGAATAG GTTCGTTCTGCAACCATTATTTCCTGCGGATGCTATCAACAATTGGAAGGGGCCAATATGATGCTGCCTATGATATAG ATTTGGTTCAGCCTCGAATACAGAACTTATTTGTGAGAGCTTCATCTGTGATTCTTACAAATATAACACTTGAGACATTGGACAATCTTGATGATGTTGAG GTGCTTCCTTGCCATATTCCAGACCTCTCATTTGAGAGTCCATTAAGTGTATCTGGCAGATTCCGAGGCAAGTTACCTGAGACCTTCAAAGTTAAAGGATTCTCAGCTGATATGTCGAATATTGTGATCGATTTGAAAGTACAAGATGCAAAGGACATACCTCTTCACAGG GTATGTGCAAAAGGAGAGATTGAGTTACTGACTGCTCAGGCATGGCTGTCAGAGAACAAGCAGCTTGAGGATAAG GTAGCTAAGTTGAGTGTACATACCGGTGCTTTGAGCGAGTATACACGCATGGTCATATTTGAAAAAGAAGTAGCTTTGCAACAGATG GCCTCAAAGAAAAGCCTGAACAAGGAGGATACTGAAACCTTGAAAATGATATTGCCACATAGTTTGTGCGTCGGCTTTGGAAACGTGGCCGCAACTTCGGACAACATTCCTCCAGGAGCCGAAGAACCAAAGCTTCCGGAAGCAGTTGAAATTTTCGCCAAAGCCGCTTCAGGCTGTTGTGGTCGTATGTGCAATCACTGCTGTTGCATGAACTGCATCAGATGTTGTTCCCATATAAACCCTCAGTGTGCAAATCTATTAACCCAGATCTTTACTGGTTTAGCGTGTGTTGGCTGCATCAGTTGCTGTGCAGAGGTTTGTTGCGGTCGACGTGGATCATAA
- the LOC112183612 gene encoding protein DEEPER ROOTING 1, with the protein MQSKLTGKPHIKKPNLKLFDDDHKVQKPPKEDQPISEWPHGLLTIGTLGSNHESKEDLHAWANPPPSPREPLHDFTPAEATHIQNELNSFVNEHFDQSSSSAAELGKFLNRQSSLKLTERTNNSNAADSDEPKEHFNSRFQRSASVVLSRGKDVNCLENTNTAIGKKSLTFLLKKMFVCSSGFAAPVAAPALRDLIPESRMEKLLRAILQKKIYPQPSSNSTVSKKKYLENRHITKSVTATEEQLDPKRDDSETRMTMEVNGTRLILNTSF; encoded by the exons ATGCAAAGCAAGCTTACTGGGAAACCCCATATTAAGAAACCAAACTTGAAACTGTTTGATg ATGATCACAAAGTGCAAAAACCTCCCAAAGAAGATCAACCAATTAGTGAATGGCCTCATGGACTGTTGACAATTGGAACATTAGGAAGTAATCATGAATCAAAAGAAGATCTACATGCATGGGCTAATCCACCACCCTCCCCTAGAGAACCTCTACATGATTTTACACCAGCGGAAGCAACACACATTCAGAATGAGTTGAACTCATTCGTCAATGAACATTTTGATCAATCAAGTTCTTCAGCTGCAGAACTGGGCAAGTTTCTTAACAGGCAATCAAGCTTGAAGTTAACTGAAAGAACTAATAATAGCAATGCTGCTGATTCTGATGAGCCTAAGGAGCATTTTAATAGTCGATTCCAGCGCAGCGCAAGTGTGGTTCTTAGTCGAGGGAAAGATGTCAATTGCTTGGAGAACACAAACACTGCCATCGGAAAGAAGTCATTGACTTTTCTTCTGAAAAAAATGTTTGTTTGCAGTAGTGGGTTTGCAGCACCAGTTGCTGCTCCTGCTCTAAGAGATCTAATCCCTGAATCAAGAATGGAGAAG TTATTGAGGGCTATACTTCAGAAGAAAATCTATCCCCAGCCAAGTTCAAATTCAACAGTTTCCAAGAAAAAGTACTTGGAGAACAGGCACATCACCAAGTCTGTCACTGCCACTGAGGAGCAACTAGATCCTAAACGAGACGATTCAGAGACTCGGATGACGATGGAAGTAAATGGGACAAGACTGATTCTGAAT ACATCGTTTTAG
- the LOC112188976 gene encoding uncharacterized protein LOC112188976 isoform X1, giving the protein MAEEFSKAVDDGLRLSKRLYFGKDRAVAPPRPPPVMDKSASSSGCAYLPTSPMVYAVISDPRIVDNPDIPSYQPHVHGRCDPPALIPLPMNRVELEVDCFMDTAFIRVTGSWRVHCVKSSRSCACRIAIPMGEQGSILGVEVDISGKSFYTQLSQLKDDTDMSKVPQGEGGFLNVKPHIFTLTTPPVDGGVNLTIKMSWSQKLLYRNGEFSLDIPFTFPEFVIPPGKKYLKKEKIELNVNSGLGTEILFKGTSHLLKEVQSQEGKLGFKYEGNVVNWSSTDFHFSYAVSSSQIHGTVITQSPSKDDVDQREIFSAYLLPGNQRSGKGFRRNVVVVVDISGSMQGKPLEDTQNALSEALSKLDSEDSFCIIAFNGQTYVSSTSLKSATKEAVESAIEWIGINFIAGGDTNIMRPLNMAIEMLSNSRGSLPIIFLVTDGAVEDERQICDEIKKRLASEDAISPRIYTFGIGSFCNHYFLRMLSTIGRGQYDAAYDIDLVQPRIQNLFVRASSVILTNITLETLDNLDDVEVLPCHIPDLSFESPLSVSGRFRGKLPETFKVKGFSADMSNIVIDLKVQDAKDIPLHRVCAKGEIELLTAQAWLSENKQLEDKVSHQVAKLSVHTGALSEYTRMVIFEKEVALQQMASKKSLNKEDTETLKMILPHSLCVGFGNVAATSDNIPPGAEEPKLPEAVEIFAKAASGCCGRMCNHCCCMNCIRCCSHINPQCANLLTQIFTGLACVGCISCCAEVCCGRRGS; this is encoded by the exons ATGGCCGAGGAGTTCTCCAAAGCCGTCGACGACGGTCTCCGGCTCTCGAAAAGACTATACTTCGGGAAGGATCGAGCCGTAGCGCCGCCGAGGCCGCCGCCGGTCATGGACAAGTCGGCGTCGTCGTCGGGGTGCGCCTACCTCCCGACGTCTCCGATGGTGTACGCCGTGATATCGGACCCGAGGATCGTCGACAACCCGGACATCCCGAGCTACCAGCCGCACGTGCACGGCAGGTGCGACCCGCCGGCGCTCATTCCGCTTCCGATGAACAGGGTTGAGCTGGAGGTCGATTGCTTCATGGACACCGCCTTTATTCGGGTCACCGGGTCGTGGAGGGTCCATTGCGTCAAGAGCTCCAGGAGCTGTGCCTGCCGGATTGCCATCCCTATGGGCGAACAG GGTTCAATTCTAGGTGTTGAGGTCGACATTTCTGGTAAATCATTCTATACTCAGTTAAGTCAATTGAAAGATGACACGGATATGAGCAAGGTTCCCCAAGGAGAAGGAGGCTTTCTCAATGTTAAACCTCATATATTCACATTGACAACTCCGCCG GTTGATGGGGGAGTCAATCTCACAATTAAAATGAGTTGGTCTCAGAAGTTATTGTATCGAAATGGAGAGTTCTCTTTAGATATACCGTTCACATTTCCGGAGTTTGTCATTCCTCCAGGAAAGAAGTACCTGAAAAAGGAAAAGATTGAATTGAATGTGAACTCTGGTCTGGGAACTGAAATTTTATTCAAGGGAACTAGTCATCTTTTGAAG GAAGTACAGAGCCAAGAAGGAAAATTGGGGTTTAAATACGAGGGAAATGTTGTCAACTGGTCTAGTACCGACTTCCACTTCTCATATGCG GTCTCTTCAAGCCAAATACATGGCACTGTTATCACGCAGTCACCTTCCAAGGATGATGTTGATCAAAGAGAGATTTTCTCTGCCTATCTTCTTCCTGGAAACCAGCGAAGTGGAAAG GGTTTCAGAAGGAATGTAGTCGTTGTTGTTGATATAAGTGGAAGTATGCAGGGAAAGCCACTTGAAGATACTCAGAATGCACTATCTGAAGCCCTCTCTAAACTTGATTCAGAAGATTCATTCTGCATTATAGCTTTTAATGGACAGACTTATGTTTCATCTACATCATTGAAATCGGCTACCAAGGAGGCAGTTGAATCAGCCATTGAGTGGATTGGCATCAACTTTATTGCTGGTGGTGATACAAATATTATGCGTCCCCTTAACATG GCAATAGAGATGCTATCCAACTCTAGGGGTTCACTTCCTATCATATTTCTGGTTACTGATGGGGCAGTTGAAGATGAGAGACAAATATGTGATGAAATAAAAAAGCGTCTTGCAAGTGAGGATGCGATATCCCCTCGTATATACACTTTTGGAATAG GTTCGTTCTGCAACCATTATTTCCTGCGGATGCTATCAACAATTGGAAGGGGCCAATATGATGCTGCCTATGATATAG ATTTGGTTCAGCCTCGAATACAGAACTTATTTGTGAGAGCTTCATCTGTGATTCTTACAAATATAACACTTGAGACATTGGACAATCTTGATGATGTTGAG GTGCTTCCTTGCCATATTCCAGACCTCTCATTTGAGAGTCCATTAAGTGTATCTGGCAGATTCCGAGGCAAGTTACCTGAGACCTTCAAAGTTAAAGGATTCTCAGCTGATATGTCGAATATTGTGATCGATTTGAAAGTACAAGATGCAAAGGACATACCTCTTCACAGG GTATGTGCAAAAGGAGAGATTGAGTTACTGACTGCTCAGGCATGGCTGTCAGAGAACAAGCAGCTTGAGGATAAGGTTAGTCATCAG GTAGCTAAGTTGAGTGTACATACCGGTGCTTTGAGCGAGTATACACGCATGGTCATATTTGAAAAAGAAGTAGCTTTGCAACAGATG GCCTCAAAGAAAAGCCTGAACAAGGAGGATACTGAAACCTTGAAAATGATATTGCCACATAGTTTGTGCGTCGGCTTTGGAAACGTGGCCGCAACTTCGGACAACATTCCTCCAGGAGCCGAAGAACCAAAGCTTCCGGAAGCAGTTGAAATTTTCGCCAAAGCCGCTTCAGGCTGTTGTGGTCGTATGTGCAATCACTGCTGTTGCATGAACTGCATCAGATGTTGTTCCCATATAAACCCTCAGTGTGCAAATCTATTAACCCAGATCTTTACTGGTTTAGCGTGTGTTGGCTGCATCAGTTGCTGTGCAGAGGTTTGTTGCGGTCGACGTGGATCATAA
- the LOC112190982 gene encoding protein LAZ1 homolog 2 isoform X2, protein MVPVYATDSMISLLNPKLSLACDILRSCYEAFALYSFGSYLVACLGGERRVVELLENQSGKILNKALVEGEDENCRKPHWSLRNFFRRPTIIGKNLLIIVKFGLVQYMILKTVCAFLALVLEIFGVYGDGEFKFQYGYPYITIVLNFSQMWALYCLVQFYNVTHERLQPIRPLAKFISFKAIVFATWWQGVGIALLCYFGVLPNQEKLQTGLQDFLICIEMAIAAVAHVFVFSAEPYHYIPSSSGYEKITTTETTSEEAVKLEEGDSSTQAVVETKETQVEAPGTSVTESVQDIVFEGGHHVVKDVVLTINQAIGPVEKGVTKIQETFHQRSDEHDDKSKVSVEESIEVTLSDEETHLDR, encoded by the exons ATGGTACCTGTCTATGCTACTGACTCG ATGATATCCTTGTTGAATCCGAAGTTGTCTCTAGCATGTGACATTCTAAGAAGCTGTTATGAAGCGTTTGCCTTGTATTCTTTTGGAAGCTACTTGGTTGCTTGTCTGG GAGGTGAGAGAAGAGTAGTAGAATTACTTGAAAATCAATCTGGAAAGATCCTAAACAAAGCATTGGTAGAAGGGGAAGATGAGAATTGCAGGAAACCACACTGGTCTCTTCGCAACTTCTTCAGGCGACCAACTATTATTGGGAAAAATTTGCTCATTATAGTGAAATTCGGTCTTGTACAATAT ATGATTCTGAAGACAGTTTGTGCATTCCTAGCACTCGTGTTGGAAATCTTTGGCGTCTATGGTGATGGGGAATTCAAGTTTCAGTACGG GTATCCATACATCACGATAGTACTGAATTTCAGCCAGATGTGGGCATTGTATTGCCTTGTGCAATTCTATAATGTGACTCATGAAAGACTTCAACCAATAAGGCCGCTTGCAAAGTTCATCAGCTTTAAGGCTATTGTGTTTGCGACTTGGTGGCAAGGTGTAGGTATTGCGCTGTTGTGTTATTTTGGTGTTCTTCCAAACCAGGAAAAACTACAAACAGGGTTGCAGGATTTCTTGATTTGTATAGAA ATGGCAATTGCAGCTGTTGCACATGTGTTTGTCTTTTCGGCAGAACCTTACCATTACATTCCATCTTCTTCTGGGTATGAGAAGATCACCACCACTGAAACAACCAGTGAGGAAGCAGTGAAGTTGGAGGAAGGTGACAGTAGCACACAAGCTGTGGTTGAAACAAAAGAAACTCAGGTCGAGGCTCCCGGAACAAGTGTGACTGAGAGTGTTCAGGACATAGTGTTTGAAGGTGGTCATCAT GTTGTCAAGGATGTTGTGTTGACCATAAATCAAGCAATAGGGCCTGTGGAGAAGGGTGTGACAAAGATACAAGAAACCTTCCACCAAAGATCAGATGAGCATGACGATAAGTCGAAGGTTTCAGTTGAGGAGAGTATTGAAGTGACTCTTTCCGATGAAGAAACACATTTGGACCGTTAA
- the LOC112190982 gene encoding protein LAZ1 homolog 2 isoform X1, which produces MASSSSHTSVHENIYADLYKPAVITAASFTVVALILSLFLILRHLRSYNKPSEQIWVVAVVFMVPVYATDSMISLLNPKLSLACDILRSCYEAFALYSFGSYLVACLGGERRVVELLENQSGKILNKALVEGEDENCRKPHWSLRNFFRRPTIIGKNLLIIVKFGLVQYMILKTVCAFLALVLEIFGVYGDGEFKFQYGYPYITIVLNFSQMWALYCLVQFYNVTHERLQPIRPLAKFISFKAIVFATWWQGVGIALLCYFGVLPNQEKLQTGLQDFLICIEMAIAAVAHVFVFSAEPYHYIPSSSGYEKITTTETTSEEAVKLEEGDSSTQAVVETKETQVEAPGTSVTESVQDIVFEGGHHVVKDVVLTINQAIGPVEKGVTKIQETFHQRSDEHDDKSKVSVEESIEVTLSDEETHLDR; this is translated from the exons ATGGCATCGTCTTCTTCACATACTTCAGTCCATGAAAACATATATGCAGATCTCTACAAACCAGCCGTGATAACTGCAGCTTCCTTTACAGTTGTGGCACTCATTCTCTCCCTTTTTCTCATCCTTCGGCATCTCAGATCATACAACAAGCCTTCA GAACAAATATGGGTGGTTGCTGTTGTTTTCATGGTACCTGTCTATGCTACTGACTCG ATGATATCCTTGTTGAATCCGAAGTTGTCTCTAGCATGTGACATTCTAAGAAGCTGTTATGAAGCGTTTGCCTTGTATTCTTTTGGAAGCTACTTGGTTGCTTGTCTGG GAGGTGAGAGAAGAGTAGTAGAATTACTTGAAAATCAATCTGGAAAGATCCTAAACAAAGCATTGGTAGAAGGGGAAGATGAGAATTGCAGGAAACCACACTGGTCTCTTCGCAACTTCTTCAGGCGACCAACTATTATTGGGAAAAATTTGCTCATTATAGTGAAATTCGGTCTTGTACAATAT ATGATTCTGAAGACAGTTTGTGCATTCCTAGCACTCGTGTTGGAAATCTTTGGCGTCTATGGTGATGGGGAATTCAAGTTTCAGTACGG GTATCCATACATCACGATAGTACTGAATTTCAGCCAGATGTGGGCATTGTATTGCCTTGTGCAATTCTATAATGTGACTCATGAAAGACTTCAACCAATAAGGCCGCTTGCAAAGTTCATCAGCTTTAAGGCTATTGTGTTTGCGACTTGGTGGCAAGGTGTAGGTATTGCGCTGTTGTGTTATTTTGGTGTTCTTCCAAACCAGGAAAAACTACAAACAGGGTTGCAGGATTTCTTGATTTGTATAGAA ATGGCAATTGCAGCTGTTGCACATGTGTTTGTCTTTTCGGCAGAACCTTACCATTACATTCCATCTTCTTCTGGGTATGAGAAGATCACCACCACTGAAACAACCAGTGAGGAAGCAGTGAAGTTGGAGGAAGGTGACAGTAGCACACAAGCTGTGGTTGAAACAAAAGAAACTCAGGTCGAGGCTCCCGGAACAAGTGTGACTGAGAGTGTTCAGGACATAGTGTTTGAAGGTGGTCATCAT GTTGTCAAGGATGTTGTGTTGACCATAAATCAAGCAATAGGGCCTGTGGAGAAGGGTGTGACAAAGATACAAGAAACCTTCCACCAAAGATCAGATGAGCATGACGATAAGTCGAAGGTTTCAGTTGAGGAGAGTATTGAAGTGACTCTTTCCGATGAAGAAACACATTTGGACCGTTAA